The nucleotide sequence CATTCCAAAACATGCAACACTGGCTTCTACTGAAAGGTATACTGTATGGTGTATTCGATGGATTAAGGCTTACTGTGGATttacgagttaaaaatgaaaatatgattcggtcatgattaatatgcaataataatcgtaaaaataatgtacatcgaattaatttttcagttttaacccttgaaattaatgctttcgtaaacgctgataagaaagccccgtctgaaaaatgtaaacattctaGCCAGCTCACTAGCGCCCCTATGTGAGTGTCCGGTCcgaatttgtctaaaatttccAGTGATGGGCCGCTCAAGGTTTTTTGCGCTCGCGCTCCGCTCACGCTCACACTCACACCACATTCATAACGCTCCCGCTCGCGCTCCGCTCAGGGTGTTCATTTTAGCGCTCCCGCTCATTGTTGCGCTCACGTTGTTTGAGCGCGCGCTCAAATGCGCTCACGCTCACATACGTAATAtgctcatttttcgatttttttcaaatttgaatctaAACTAATACGAACTAAAATGTAAAAAGATGAAACAGAAACGAAAAACGCGGGATCCAAgtaaaaaaatgccaactttttttagattttgcCCCTTTTGGAAAAGAATTTCTGAGCGGCCTGAGCGCAGAAAAAGAGTGCGCTCAGCATGAATTGTACGCTCACGCTCACCGCTCCGCTCAAGATGTAAATCATGCGCTCGCGCTCGCGCTCCCGCTCACTGAAAACCCCTGAGCGCACTAAGAGCGCGCGCTCATGAGCGCTGAGCGGCCcatcactgaaaatttccttcaaactcaaaaaatggcaGTGACTGTGAGTGCATATTGTGAGTGTGAACTGTGAAGTTgtgttttttacctttttttttttgtttttttttggccacaggcgcacttttttgacattgaagtgccattaatttttgataaatgaaaaaaccgtaacctttttattttttttattttttggtacaaaCTACAAACCAAAGAACAAACCGTAACCCCCGTCGGCCCCGTCCATGCGACAGCTGAGCGCAGCTGAGGTACACTTCACTTCAGCGTACTCTTCAGGCGAAACGTTACACTCTCCTGTTCAGTGTTCTGCGTTCTgctgataagattttttttatcagagtGAGACGAGTGAGTTTGCCGGAGTTGTTTGACGAgtacttatttaaaatattaatattaattaagaaattaaaaattctctctCATTGCTGTGGATATACCTACTTGTGATATTTGAAGTTCGACAATCCTGCTTGATCTTTTTCGTGGCAGGAAATTGAAGGATGTAGGATGTATGTTTTCGATACTAAAACTCTGAAAAGTTCATACTTCTTCGCACTTTGAATAGCTAATTGTAAGTTAAAAAcagttcaagtttttgatttattatcaaTTCGCTTTGAAAGTAAGATGGACGTTTTACTGACGAAAATAATTGATTGTATTTCACTCTGCCATCTGTAATTTAAGATCACGAATCGTTATTTCACGATTCACGATCAacttttaaagttgaaattttattcataagCTGGATGTTcctataggtacttgaaattatgACTCTGTTGAATGGTTGCTATTTCTGCTGACACAATAATGGATGTTACCGAAACTAATTTGATCACTGGAATAAAGAATATTGAAGATAAAGGCGATGATAATTTCCAAGAGCCCAATTCTCCTACCAATAAAGATGATACCAGATTTTCAAATCTCTCCGGAAAAGGTAGAATATCTCACAAGTAGTAAATTTGCTCTTCAACGTGTTTTATTTCATCAGCTAATGAGTATTTCGATTTCAGTGGATCTATTATTTAAAGCAACGGGCAATGCACCTATAATGAAGACAAAAAAATGGAAGGTTTCTTCTAATAAGACTGTTGGTGGCATAACTACTTTCTTAAGAAATTATTTAAAGTTAGGTCCTTCTGAGAGTTTAGTACGTATTATCCTTAATTATTCTTTGGATATAAGTACATGTACCTatgcttttttgcatatttaGTAAGCATGTAAGTATTGAACTAATTGCATTGTTGTATGTTTAGTTTTTGTACGTGAATCAGGCATTTGCTCCTGCACCTGaccaaataattaaaaatttatacgaGTGTTATGGAGCAGAAGGTACACTAGTGATACATTATTGCAAATCACAGGCATGGGGATGAGATATTATTTCACAGTCAAAACGACAGCTACGAAACATGTTTAAAATAAGTCCTTATTCGGTTtgattgttataatttttttcttcagatttcAATACGTTTgccattttttattattactcaTTTGTTATGTGTTTCGACATACCCATCATCTTTCAGATCAGATGCAACGTAACTGAGATCATTCAATGACATTCTGAGAAATGAGTATAGATATAATGAAAAACACATTTAATGATCGTGTATATTTATTGAAACTTTacagaattttcatttaaagAAAGGAGAATTGGATTACATACAAAAGAAAGTCATTCAGAAACAGAAATAGATATGTTTAGTTTTTCCAACAAACAAATGTGTGGATGAAATATTGATAAAAGTAATATATTCACGAAAATGTTTACAATCTCGTTGATCTCCTgagatgaaaataacgaaattggCTTGCGCGGCGTATTTCAACTGTCCAGAAAAACATAATCAAGAAAAGATAAGGTCGATTATTTTAAATGGAAATTTCCtatagaaaaacatttttcaaataattatatttagaatattgtaataaaatttacataataatgaagatttttattcgaatgaTTTCGTAAAATCtaaattatttacaaaacaCAGCCATTAAGTTGACAAATTATAACGACTTAAGGGTAAGTTAACTAAGTTTTATTGTTGAGAATGGAAAGTTTTAGCTTAAAATTCCATAtcgtaagttttgaaaaatttaaataatattaaatACATTTGAGTTTgtttgaattggaaaatttcagtagggttatgaaatgaaatttgtttcgTAGATAAATAGATAATattgacttgattttttaaaaaaggtactTGAAATTGGGCTGAATTGAAATCATCATAAATTAGACTTTGATCtaaatatgtatacctacgtatggtagaaaaaaatagtgtattcaaaattcacatgcataataaaaataaagaggTAACATTCAACTATGTAAAATTCTTACCTtattgtaaaataattaaaataattgaaaaaaatttcacccgtccaaaattttggaaacatggAAAAAGTCGGCGACGATAAGTAAAAtaaactatttgaaaaaaatacatatgtacctatatattaTTAGGCCTATTGTACGAACATGTTTTTATCAACATGGAAGAAATGTGTTTGCGAATTCTAATTTAGAATAAGATATAAAAAGAGAAAGATAACATTTAGAAGAAAAACACACAAATATATGATACGTTATACGACAATCACATTATAATTAGACTgcttacgtaaaaaaaatacagttagGAATTACATATagcagaatgaaaaaattataagaaaatagTATGTAATATACTGAGTAAGgctgttctgaatttttttaaagtacatataTTCCAAGATACTGCTAATAAGTAGAATAGTTCAATAGAAAactacaagtaggtaagtagttaTGTCAAATTGCTTTGCACATGATTGAATTACACTCCTTAtatattgtaatatttttcagtACAGAAATTTTTCTTGGAGTATATGaccaaaatctgaaatttgccGGTTTCTAACCAGAACAGATCAATAAAATAGGCCTACATGGAAAAAATCTTCGGCTGACGATACGTGATATTTGTATCACCTATTCATTCTTATTTCACGCTTGGAAACAGGAGAGAGATGAATGTTGACTGTTGAGGAATGCATTCTTCCGTTTCCGAGCgaccagaaaaaaagaaagtaaaaaaacttcaataataGGTATGCGAAGTACAAAAATGAaggtaacatttttaaaaataggcaatCTATTCTTTTACAAGTCTActatctacatacatattttgattCTATATAAAAATCACATCTTAGTTATTCTTAACTAAATTaatggatgaaatttcaagGATTTTGTGGAAGGCAATGAAATAATCTGACTTCGAGTTTTTACCGAACTTTCAGCTATATCACCAACACTATATCGATGATTCTGAGACCTCCAAAATACAGGAGGTGGAAATGTTTCATTCATCCACTCAGGGAGATTATTTTTACGACAGTTCCATAAACTTTTGAGTTTTGTGTCCAATAAATATTCCCTTGGGTCTGAACTCGAATTAGatggtaacatttttttggaatctaTTGATAACCATTGTAAAaccttttcagaattttctaaaacaaaattatgaaataggATCATTATATCATCGGTCTGGCAACTATTATTGACCATTCGACAAGATGTTTTTTCTAAAGAATTCCATGAGAATATTTCCGGAGGATGAGACGAACATCTTTGAAGTTTTTGAGACCGTTGTTGGTTGGCATCTGGAAGATTAGGGTTAGAGGCAGGTAAATGATTACCTCCTCGACTTGCTAACATCGAAGAGTTAGTTGAAGCTAATTCCTGCAGCACTTGGATAGCGTTCCTGACCTAAATAAAGAAAACCCATTTTATTAGATTCTGATGTtggttataggtaggtacttaaccTCTTTCAAATGCttcatgaaatgaaataaaaaattacctcttGACTCAAAGTTGCCACGTGTTTATGCAACGATGTAACTTCAGTATCGAGTCGCGTTACATTTACTTTTTGTTCTTGTTCGTTCCGGAAGCTGTGCCTAAATCTGAATAttgtttaaaatgaataaaaattttgaaaaaaagataaaagTGCGATGATACCTGGTATTGAATCTTGTCTGTCGAGGACTGCCATTTCCGTGCATAGGAGATCTAGGAGGCGGTGATGTTGGCGATGTTTGGCCATCATCTTGAGCATTTTCATCGTCTTCACTGATTGATGGTAGAGTCAAAACAGGAACTTCATTGATATCGAGGTCCTGTCAAAAAAAGgaacgaatttgattttttgaagcaCAGTCATAAAGATTTATTTTGCCATTTACAAACCTCGGCTTCGTATCCCTCTCTTAAATTATATGTGAGATCATGCTGGATATCATGGGCAAATTCTTGCTGATATTCCGGGTAAAGTCGTAGTACATCGATCAGACCTTGCATATTTATACATTTAAGATCGCAATATGTTAAGGCTTTTACGTCGCAGCTCGACTTTACAATGGTATCATTGGGACCCGTATTACCTCCACTTCCTTGTCCATTAGCATTTGGTTGTAACCAAGTGCTAATATCACAACCTACCAAATCACCTTtccctgaaaaatttcaaacagcgttacaaaatttcatcaatttttaaaatattcaagaaCTGAGCCGGATGTTTTATGCTTACCTAATATTGCCACAACCATGTCGTCATGAACTACTTCCATTGATCCATTACAAAGATAGTATATGGAAGATAATGCATCACCTTTATGAATCAAATATTCTCCCGGTGCACAAAAATTAGTTCGGATGTGCAATGATAACAACTTCAGACAACCCTGAGCTGCTCTTTCGAAAATTGGAAGCTGTAGTATTTCTCGGTGCAGATGCATAGAAACATCTCCTCTTAATTCTTCAGGAAATTCCTTCAGAGTCTgcgttaaaaaacatgaaaataaaaaccgaaGGTAGTATAAAACAAGAAAATacaataaataagtaggtactgtcAATTGTCCTAATTTCGGACAGCAGGTTTTTGAtcgataaaaacaaaatcaaaaaagaaaaatgaacaattttctaTTCTATAAAATTGTATAAGAAATATATTCCATGcaggttgcatttttttttcactgtttactTTTTATTAGTTGAAAAGTTATGTCAGAAATGAGGGCGTTTGacggtacatatttattttaggtaggtaggtaggtaggtatgcatagcaacgaaaattaattttttgttctcaaTTAAATAATGCTCATGTACTTATACATTATGGATATGATTTATCAACAGGCCAAGACAACGTTCGTGTACGTGTACTATTCAATGTTTtataaaaacacgtttttctacCCTTTTAACTctaaagtttaattttttttttcaagcattatTCAGAATTAAGATACCTTAACATACCTCCCTCACCTCATGTATATCAATTCCATGATTTAAAGACCACAtagtttgaaaataatcttgCATTCGTTGTTTTAGTTCATCAGGAATTTGATGCAGAGTAAGAAAATCCTTCAAATCTCTCCATTTTGACTGATACAGAGATCGCCTCGAATACATTCTTTGTATAATGGCAGTAACATTACCGAAAACGACGGCATGCATTAATGCTGTTAAAATAGATTAGGTATCCGTTTTAGATGTACATaacataatataggtaggtattctttttgaaaattacaacaaaGAGGTCAAATATTACCTCCAATCAACATGGTGCAAATgctgaatattttttctgaactaGTATTGGCGGAAACATTTCCGAACCCAACACTAGTTAAACTTGAACAGGTGAAGTATAATGCGGTAATATACGCTTCTCCATATGTTATAGCATCGACACTGATTTTTAGCCTATCCGCTAATGTATGTAACCAACCTAGAAAAAATTCCGAGAGTAAAACACTTCATTTTAGCGATTTGAATAGGTACTGAAAATCAGCGCATACGTAGACGTGCATACCTAGGTCCCAGTCTTTAGGAAATTTGGATCgttctttttcagcaataacaTACCAAATACAAGCCAGCCAATGAGCAACAATAGTAAAAGATAACATAAGTAAAGTTAAAATCATAGCACTGTATTGAGAATATCTATCCATCTTTTGGAGCAATCTTGCCAGTCTCAACAGTCGAGTTAACTTTAGTAGATGAATTTGGCCACTCCCCGGGTCCTAAAAGCAATAATAATGCAAAATTATGTAGCATCATCATGATCGCAAAATCGCAATGCATATAGATAATATACCTACACAGGTTTAGCGTGatcagtattttttattttgaaattgaaaacgaaattaacaaataatgaaataagtacgtaggtatactCACATCTCCACTGTATAAGTCATATAAATCAGTAGCATACAACAAATCAAATGGTAAAGCGGCAAATAAGTCAACGACAAACCAGCTTTTCACGTAATTAATGGCGATAGATCTAGGATTGGAAACAACTTCTCCTTTTTTACTAACATACGTGGTacggaaatttaaaattatatctgTAATGAAAGAATACCAGAATAATAGATATAAATTCTTTGAAGTAcgcaagtaggtaagtaaatgtattaagtacgtaggtacttttttttaaaaaaaaataaacaaaaatcaaaaattattaaaataaataattcaaatttgttgTGCTAAATgctaataatttttatgaattattatGATTTTACGAATTATTATTGTATATTGTAAATACAAGAGTATTACGCAGTATTTACTGCGCACGTCCGGCTGCACAAGTGCACACACCTCACAGTTCTGATAAACcttggaaattgaaatcaacTCGCCGCATATTTTgctgtttattttattttagatgaTAAGGTTAGCAGTAAAATGTTCATCTTTTTGTAGTTTTTGTGTAGACGATCTAAAATTGTTACTTGAATTCAACCTGTTTGCGTTATTTAATCAAGTTTTATGTCCTGAAATGTCTTcccaaaatgtaaaatatattCCCAAAGACGCCCAAGTTATTATGGCTATACTGAAAGAATTAGGTATCAACGATTTCGATCCAAGAGTTATCAATCAGTTACTCGAATTTATATATTGTAAGTAAATCtagtattaaaaaataaataattaaataagaTTTATCTCAATGCACAATCTCTTTATAGGGCACACTACTATTATTCTCGACGACGCTAGAGTGTTTGCAAATCATGCCAAAAAGAAAACTATAGACGTAGATGATGTAAAGCTAGCAATCCAAATGCACGCAGAACAAATGACATCTGCTGGTCCTCCCAGAGATGTATGTGAAAAAGTGTTATTATTTTTACGGACTAATTTAGAGAgtgatttattcattcattctgatatatttttgataggtattatTAGAACTGGCTAGAAGCAAAAATTCAACGTCGCTACCTCCAATAAAACCGCAGTCAGGAATCAGATTACCGCCAG is from Planococcus citri chromosome 1, ihPlaCitr1.1, whole genome shotgun sequence and encodes:
- the Elk gene encoding potassium voltage-gated channel subfamily H member 8 isoform X5, translated to MPARKGLLAPQNTFLDTIATRFDGTHSNFVLGNAQVPSLYPIVYCSDGFCELTGYARAQIMQKGCACKFLYGLETSEEHIVQIEQALEYKHELKLEVLFYKKNGPPFWCLLDIVPIKNEKREVVLFLASHKDITHTKLAELRTSCDEYEAGDYSDSNGNLDPEAPPANYGRRRSRAVLYQLSGHYRQDKPKTKIINNSLLQPSSAPLPEYKTAALKKSRFVLSHYGLFKSCWDWLILIATFYVAIVVPYNASFVNVDKPSMVSDVVVEALFIVDIILNFRTTYVSKKGEVVSNPRSIAINYVKSWFVVDLFAALPFDLLYATDLYDLYSGDDPGSGQIHLLKLTRLLRLARLLQKMDRYSQYSAMILTLLMLSFTIVAHWLACIWYVIAEKERSKFPKDWDLGWLHTLADRLKISVDAITYGEAYITALYFTCSSLTSVGFGNVSANTSSEKIFSICTMLIGALMHAVVFGNVTAIIQRMYSRRSLYQSKWRDLKDFLTLHQIPDELKQRMQDYFQTMWSLNHGIDIHETLKEFPEELRGDVSMHLHREILQLPIFERAAQGCLKLLSLHIRTNFCAPGEYLIHKGDALSSIYYLCNGSMEVVHDDMVVAILGKGDLVGCDISTWLQPNANGQGSGGNTGPNDTIVKSSCDVKALTYCDLKCINMQGLIDVLRLYPEYQQEFAHDIQHDLTYNLREGYEAEDLDINEVPVLTLPSISEDDENAQDDGQTSPTSPPPRSPMHGNGSPRQTRFNTRHSFRNEQEQKVNVTRLDTEVTSLHKHVATLSQEVRNAIQVLQELASTNSSMLASRGGNHLPASNPNLPDANQQRSQKLQRCSSHPPEIFSWNSLEKTSCRMVNNSCQTDDIMILFHNFVLENSEKVLQWLSIDSKKMLPSNSSSDPREYLLDTKLKSLWNCRKNNLPEWMNETFPPPVFWRSQNHRYSVGDIAESSVKTRSQIISLPSTKSLKFHPLI
- the Elk gene encoding potassium voltage-gated channel subfamily H member 8 isoform X3, which gives rise to MPARKGLLAPQNTFLDTIATRFDGTHSNFVLGNAQVPSLYPIVYCSDGFCELTGYARAQIMQKGCACKFLYGLETSEEHIVQIEQALEYKHELKLEVLFYKKNGPPFWCLLDIVPIKNEKREVVLFLASHKDITHTKLAELRTSCDEYEAGDYSDSNGNLDPEAPPANYGRRRSRAVLYQLSGHYRQDKPKTKIINNSLLQPSSAPLPEYKTAALKKSRFVLSHYGLFKSCWDWLILIATFYVAIVVPYNASFVNVDKPSMVSDVVVEALFIVDIILNFRTTYVSKKGEVVSNPRSIAINYVKSWFVVDLFAALPFDLLYATDLYDLYSGDDPGSGQIHLLKLTRLLRLARLLQKMDRYSQYSAMILTLLMLSFTIVAHWLACIWYVIAEKERSKFPKDWDLGWLHTLADRLKISVDAITYGEAYITALYFTCSSLTSVGFGNVSANTSSEKIFSICTMLIGALMHAVVFGNVTAIIQRMYSRRSLYQSKWRDLKDFLTLHQIPDELKQRMQDYFQTMWSLNHGIDIHETLKEFPEELRGDVSMHLHREILQLPIFERAAQGCLKLLSLHIRTNFCAPGEYLIHKGDALSSIYYLCNGSMEVVHDDMVVAILGKGDLVGCDISTWLQPNANGQGSGGNTGPNDTIVKSSCDVKALTYCDLKCINMQGLIDVLRLYPEYQQEFAHDIQHDLTYNLREGYEAEDLDINEVPVLTLPSISEDDENAQDDGQTSPTSPPPRSPMHGNGSPRQTRFNTRFRHSFRNEQEQKVNVTRLDTEVTSLHKHVATLSQEVRNAIQVLQELASTNSSMLASRGGNHLPASNPNLPDANQQRSQKLQRCSSHPPEIFSWNSLEKTSCRMVNNSCQTDDIMILFHNFVLENSEKVLQWLSIDSKKMLPSNSSSDPREYLLDTKLKSLWNCRKNNLPEWMNETFPPPVFWRSQNHRYSVGDIAESSVKTRSQIISLPSTKSLKFHPLI
- the Elk gene encoding potassium voltage-gated channel subfamily H member 8 isoform X4 yields the protein MPARKGLLAPQNTFLDTIATRFDGTHSNFVLGNAQVPSLYPIVYCSDGFCELTGYARAQIMQKGCACKFLYGLETSEEHIVQIEQALEYKHELKLEVLFYKKNGPPFWCLLDIVPIKNEKREVVLFLASHKDITHTKLAELRTSCDEYEADSNGNLDPEAPPANYGRRRSRAVLYQLSGHYRQDKPKTKIINNSLLQPSSAPLPEYKTAALKKSRFVLSHYGLFKSCWDWLILIATFYVAIVVPYNASFVNVDKPSMVSDVVVEALFIVDIILNFRTTYVSKKGEVVSNPRSIAINYVKSWFVVDLFAALPFDLLYATDLYDLYSGDDPGSGQIHLLKLTRLLRLARLLQKMDRYSQYSAMILTLLMLSFTIVAHWLACIWYVIAEKERSKFPKDWDLGWLHTLADRLKISVDAITYGEAYITALYFTCSSLTSVGFGNVSANTSSEKIFSICTMLIGALMHAVVFGNVTAIIQRMYSRRSLYQSKWRDLKDFLTLHQIPDELKQRMQDYFQTMWSLNHGIDIHEVRETLKEFPEELRGDVSMHLHREILQLPIFERAAQGCLKLLSLHIRTNFCAPGEYLIHKGDALSSIYYLCNGSMEVVHDDMVVAILGKGDLVGCDISTWLQPNANGQGSGGNTGPNDTIVKSSCDVKALTYCDLKCINMQGLIDVLRLYPEYQQEFAHDIQHDLTYNLREGYEAEDLDINEVPVLTLPSISEDDENAQDDGQTSPTSPPPRSPMHGNGSPRQTRFNTRFRHSFRNEQEQKVNVTRLDTEVTSLHKHVATLSQEVRNAIQVLQELASTNSSMLASRGGNHLPASNPNLPDANQQRSQKLQRCSSHPPEIFSWNSLEKTSCRMVNNSCQTDDIMILFHNFVLENSEKVLQWLSIDSKKMLPSNSSSDPREYLLDTKLKSLWNCRKNNLPEWMNETFPPPVFWRSQNHRYSVGDIAESSVKTRSQIISLPSTKSLKFHPLI
- the Elk gene encoding potassium voltage-gated channel subfamily H member 8 isoform X1, whose product is MPARKGLLAPQNTFLDTIATRFDGTHSNFVLGNAQVPSLYPIVYCSDGFCELTGYARAQIMQKGCACKFLYGLETSEEHIVQIEQALEYKHELKLEVLFYKKNGPPFWCLLDIVPIKNEKREVVLFLASHKDITHTKLAELRTSCDEYEAGDYSDSNGNLDPEAPPANYGRRRSRAVLYQLSGHYRQDKPKTKIINNSLLQPSSAPLPEYKTAALKKSRFVLSHYGLFKSCWDWLILIATFYVAIVVPYNASFVNVDKPSMVSDVVVEALFIVDIILNFRTTYVSKKGEVVSNPRSIAINYVKSWFVVDLFAALPFDLLYATDLYDLYSGDDPGSGQIHLLKLTRLLRLARLLQKMDRYSQYSAMILTLLMLSFTIVAHWLACIWYVIAEKERSKFPKDWDLGWLHTLADRLKISVDAITYGEAYITALYFTCSSLTSVGFGNVSANTSSEKIFSICTMLIGALMHAVVFGNVTAIIQRMYSRRSLYQSKWRDLKDFLTLHQIPDELKQRMQDYFQTMWSLNHGIDIHEVRETLKEFPEELRGDVSMHLHREILQLPIFERAAQGCLKLLSLHIRTNFCAPGEYLIHKGDALSSIYYLCNGSMEVVHDDMVVAILGKGDLVGCDISTWLQPNANGQGSGGNTGPNDTIVKSSCDVKALTYCDLKCINMQGLIDVLRLYPEYQQEFAHDIQHDLTYNLREGYEAEDLDINEVPVLTLPSISEDDENAQDDGQTSPTSPPPRSPMHGNGSPRQTRFNTRFRHSFRNEQEQKVNVTRLDTEVTSLHKHVATLSQEVRNAIQVLQELASTNSSMLASRGGNHLPASNPNLPDANQQRSQKLQRCSSHPPEIFSWNSLEKTSCRMVNNSCQTDDIMILFHNFVLENSEKVLQWLSIDSKKMLPSNSSSDPREYLLDTKLKSLWNCRKNNLPEWMNETFPPPVFWRSQNHRYSVGDIAESSVKTRSQIISLPSTKSLKFHPLI
- the LOC135831908 gene encoding transcription initiation factor TFIID subunit 9B-like; this encodes MIRLAVKCSSFCSFCVDDLKLLLEFNLFALFNQVLCPEMSSQNVKYIPKDAQVIMAILKELGINDFDPRVINQLLEFIYWHTTIILDDARVFANHAKKKTIDVDDVKLAIQMHAEQMTSAGPPRDVLLELARSKNSTSLPPIKPQSGIRLPPDRYCLSQPNYKLKPNLNNTKKVINSTATTNGTTHEIKFSTTPVLKQMPMIPRNDPSSPNFMSKDISSDSHSATDILMTRASVNSSNQISEIKTETDIDLMEIDAITDHI
- the Elk gene encoding potassium voltage-gated channel subfamily H member 8 isoform X2; amino-acid sequence: MPARKGLLAPQNTFLDTIATRFDGTHSNFVLGNAQVPSLYPIVYCSDGFCELTGYARAQIMQKGCACKFLYGLETSEEHIVQIEQALEYKHELKLEVLFYKKNGPPFWCLLDIVPIKNEKREVVLFLASHKDITHTKLAELRTSCDEYEAGDYSDSNGNLDPEAPPANYGRRRSRAVLYQLSGHYRQDKPKTKIINNSLLQPSSAPLPEYKTAALKKSRFVLSHYGLFKSCWDWLILIATFYVAIVVPYNASFVNVDKPSMVSDVVVEALFIVDIILNFRTTYVSKKGEVVSNPRSIAINYVKSWFVVDLFAALPFDLLYATDLYDLYSGDDPGSGQIHLLKLTRLLRLARLLQKMDRYSQYSAMILTLLMLSFTIVAHWLACIWYVIAEKERSKFPKDWDLGWLHTLADRLKISVDAITYGEAYITALYFTCSSLTSVGFGNVSANTSSEKIFSICTMLIGALMHAVVFGNVTAIIQRMYSRRSLYQSKWRDLKDFLTLHQIPDELKQRMQDYFQTMWSLNHGIDIHEVRETLKEFPEELRGDVSMHLHREILQLPIFERAAQGCLKLLSLHIRTNFCAPGEYLIHKGDALSSIYYLCNGSMEVVHDDMVVAILGKGDLVGCDISTWLQPNANGQGSGGNTGPNDTIVKSSCDVKALTYCDLKCINMQGLIDVLRLYPEYQQEFAHDIQHDLTYNLREGYEAEDLDINEVPVLTLPSISEDDENAQDDGQTSPTSPPPRSPMHGNGSPRQTRFNTRHSFRNEQEQKVNVTRLDTEVTSLHKHVATLSQEVRNAIQVLQELASTNSSMLASRGGNHLPASNPNLPDANQQRSQKLQRCSSHPPEIFSWNSLEKTSCRMVNNSCQTDDIMILFHNFVLENSEKVLQWLSIDSKKMLPSNSSSDPREYLLDTKLKSLWNCRKNNLPEWMNETFPPPVFWRSQNHRYSVGDIAESSVKTRSQIISLPSTKSLKFHPLI
- the LOC135831909 gene encoding autophagy protein 12-like; this translates as MVAISADTIMDVTETNLITGIKNIEDKGDDNFQEPNSPTNKDDTRFSNLSGKVDLLFKATGNAPIMKTKKWKVSSNKTVGGITTFLRNYLKLGPSESLFLYVNQAFAPAPDQIIKNLYECYGAEGTLVIHYCKSQAWG
- the Elk gene encoding potassium voltage-gated channel subfamily H member 8 isoform X6, which translates into the protein MPARKGLLAPQNTFLDTIATRFDGTHSNFVLGNAQVPSLYPIVYCSDGFCELTGYARAQIMQKGCACKFLYGLETSEEHIVQIEQALEYKHELKLEVLFYKKNGPPFWCLLDIVPIKNEKREVVLFLASHKDITHTKLAELRTSCDEYEADSNGNLDPEAPPANYGRRRSRAVLYQLSGHYRQDKPKTKIINNSLLQPSSAPLPEYKTAALKKSRFVLSHYGLFKSCWDWLILIATFYVAIVVPYNASFVNVDKPSMVSDVVVEALFIVDIILNFRTTYVSKKGEVVSNPRSIAINYVKSWFVVDLFAALPFDLLYATDLYDLYSGDDPGSGQIHLLKLTRLLRLARLLQKMDRYSQYSAMILTLLMLSFTIVAHWLACIWYVIAEKERSKFPKDWDLGWLHTLADRLKISVDAITYGEAYITALYFTCSSLTSVGFGNVSANTSSEKIFSICTMLIGALMHAVVFGNVTAIIQRMYSRRSLYQSKWRDLKDFLTLHQIPDELKQRMQDYFQTMWSLNHGIDIHETLKEFPEELRGDVSMHLHREILQLPIFERAAQGCLKLLSLHIRTNFCAPGEYLIHKGDALSSIYYLCNGSMEVVHDDMVVAILGKGDLVGCDISTWLQPNANGQGSGGNTGPNDTIVKSSCDVKALTYCDLKCINMQGLIDVLRLYPEYQQEFAHDIQHDLTYNLREGYEAEDLDINEVPVLTLPSISEDDENAQDDGQTSPTSPPPRSPMHGNGSPRQTRFNTRHSFRNEQEQKVNVTRLDTEVTSLHKHVATLSQEVRNAIQVLQELASTNSSMLASRGGNHLPASNPNLPDANQQRSQKLQRCSSHPPEIFSWNSLEKTSCRMVNNSCQTDDIMILFHNFVLENSEKVLQWLSIDSKKMLPSNSSSDPREYLLDTKLKSLWNCRKNNLPEWMNETFPPPVFWRSQNHRYSVGDIAESSVKTRSQIISLPSTKSLKFHPLI